One Deinococcus reticulitermitis DNA segment encodes these proteins:
- the rpmJ gene encoding 50S ribosomal protein L36 has product MKVRSSVKKMCDHCKVIRRHGRVLVICSNVKHKQRQG; this is encoded by the coding sequence ATGAAAGTTCGCAGCAGTGTCAAGAAGATGTGTGACCACTGCAAGGTGATCCGCCGCCACGGGCGCGTGCTGGTCATTTGCAGCAATGTCAAGCACAAGCAGAGGCAGGGCTAA
- the rpsK gene encoding 30S ribosomal protein S11, with protein MAKPTKGKTPRRSRRNISAGRAYVSASYNNTIVTITDLDGNSVAWSSGGTIGYKGSKKGTPYAAQLAAADAVKKAQTSFGMSAVDVIVRGSGSGREQAIRAIQASGIEVRSIMDDSPVPHNGCRPKKKFRA; from the coding sequence ATGGCGAAACCTACCAAAGGCAAGACTCCGCGCCGCTCCCGGCGCAACATCAGCGCGGGCCGCGCGTACGTCAGCGCGAGCTACAACAACACCATCGTCACGATCACCGACCTCGACGGCAACTCGGTTGCCTGGTCGTCGGGCGGCACCATCGGCTACAAGGGCTCCAAGAAAGGCACCCCCTACGCCGCGCAGCTCGCTGCGGCCGACGCCGTGAAAAAGGCGCAGACCTCGTTTGGTATGAGCGCCGTCGACGTGATCGTGCGTGGCTCGGGTTCGGGCCGCGAGCAGGCGATCCGCGCGATTCAGGCCTCCGGTATTGAAGTCCGCTCCATCATGGACGACAGCCCCGTGCCTCACAACGGCTGCCGTCCCAAGAAGAAGTTCCGCGCCTAA
- a CDS encoding DNA-directed RNA polymerase subunit alpha: MEQKRPQLKARVDGDYGEFVLEPLARGYGVTIGNPIRRILMSSIPGTAVTSVYIEDVLHEFSTIPGVREDVIRLILNLKELVVRFHSPGPKTLTLRAQGEGEVKASAFEVPADAEIVNPDLTIATLAEDGKLVMEVRVEEGEGYVPADKHATKDRINSIPVDAVFSPVRRVAYHVENTRVGQQTDLDRLILRVWTDGSTGPQDALDKAVEILRGELSVFGNVETMPALEPAYATAPAAYIPATVNTPASLYDTPRTPDLGALSITPQPFPSDLEAPRVTLEGLGLTTRVLHSLKEEGIDSVDALCALSDRDLKKVPGIGERSLDEIKQQLAQFGLALRD; encoded by the coding sequence GTGGAGCAAAAGCGCCCGCAACTGAAAGCCCGCGTGGACGGCGATTACGGCGAATTCGTGCTGGAGCCGCTCGCGCGTGGTTACGGCGTCACCATCGGGAACCCCATCCGGCGCATCCTGATGTCCTCGATTCCCGGCACCGCCGTGACGAGCGTGTACATTGAGGACGTGCTGCACGAATTCAGCACCATTCCCGGCGTCCGGGAAGACGTGATCCGCCTCATCCTCAACCTCAAGGAACTGGTCGTGAGATTCCACTCGCCCGGTCCCAAGACCCTGACGCTGCGTGCCCAGGGCGAGGGTGAGGTCAAGGCGAGCGCCTTCGAGGTTCCCGCCGACGCTGAAATCGTCAACCCGGACCTGACCATCGCCACGCTGGCTGAGGACGGCAAGCTGGTGATGGAGGTGCGTGTCGAGGAAGGCGAAGGCTACGTGCCTGCCGACAAGCACGCCACCAAGGACCGCATCAACTCGATTCCCGTGGACGCCGTGTTCTCGCCGGTGCGGCGCGTGGCGTACCACGTCGAGAACACCCGCGTCGGGCAGCAGACGGACCTCGACCGCCTGATCCTGCGCGTCTGGACCGACGGCTCGACCGGGCCGCAAGACGCGCTCGACAAGGCCGTCGAGATTCTGCGCGGCGAACTGAGCGTGTTCGGCAACGTCGAAACGATGCCGGCCCTCGAACCCGCCTACGCGACGGCCCCTGCGGCGTACATCCCCGCCACTGTGAACACCCCGGCGAGCCTGTACGACACCCCCCGCACGCCTGATCTCGGCGCTCTGAGCATCACCCCTCAGCCGTTTCCGTCTGACCTTGAAGCGCCGCGCGTGACCCTGGAAGGCCTGGGGCTGACCACCCGCGTGCTGCATTCTCTCAAGGAAGAAGGCATCGACTCGGTGGACGCCCTGTGCGCCCTGTCCGACCGCGACCTGAAAAAGGTCCCCGGCATCGGGGAGCGGTCACTCGACGAGATCAAGCAGCAGCTCGCGCAGTTCGGGCTCGCGCTGCGCGACTGA
- the panD gene encoding aspartate 1-decarboxylase: MERIMFRSKIHRATVTQADLDYVGSVTIDQDLLDAADILVNEKVDIWNITNGNRLHTYALSGPRGSGVIGINGAAAHLMRPGDMVIIAAFGNFSEEEARTLEPRVVLVDAKNRILELQPA; the protein is encoded by the coding sequence GTGGAACGCATCATGTTCAGGTCCAAGATTCACCGCGCGACCGTGACCCAGGCTGACCTGGATTACGTCGGGAGCGTGACCATCGACCAGGACCTGCTCGACGCGGCAGACATCCTGGTTAACGAGAAAGTGGACATCTGGAACATCACCAACGGCAACCGCCTGCACACCTACGCCCTGAGCGGTCCGCGCGGCAGCGGCGTGATCGGCATCAACGGCGCGGCGGCCCACCTGATGCGCCCAGGGGACATGGTGATCATCGCGGCGTTCGGCAACTTCAGCGAGGAAGAGGCGCGGACGCTGGAGCCCCGGGTGGTGCTGGTCGACGCCAAAAACCGCATTCTCGAGTTGCAACCCGCCTGA
- a CDS encoding branched-chain amino acid ABC transporter permease — translation MELSQFVQNVMNGLAIGSVYAIFALGYTLVFSILGIINFAHGAVFTLGAYFTYTLVVGQFENNGLLRGINLFSGGSPFAGNPWTFGLATLVGAVLAGLVAVVIERLAFRPMRARGADPLLALVSSLGVALVIVNLIQLLVGAEIYNFPSNAYGDVPPALSFQMGGKTVIIRTVQLIIFAVSLAMLLILGYVIGRTKIGKALRAVAENPGTASLLGISVDRFILITFFLSGFLGGLAGTLVGTAFGVAGPYFGVTYGLKGLAVIVLGGLGSIPGAVLGGLVIGLAEAFVPADYSAYKEAVAFALLFAILLVRPQGLLGRATIQKV, via the coding sequence ATGGAACTCAGTCAATTCGTTCAGAACGTGATGAACGGCCTCGCCATCGGCAGCGTGTATGCGATCTTCGCGCTCGGCTATACCCTCGTCTTCTCCATTCTGGGAATCATCAACTTCGCGCACGGGGCCGTGTTCACGCTCGGCGCCTACTTCACCTACACGCTGGTCGTCGGGCAGTTCGAGAACAACGGGCTGCTCAGGGGCATCAACCTGTTTTCGGGAGGCTCGCCGTTTGCCGGCAATCCCTGGACCTTCGGGCTCGCGACCCTGGTGGGGGCGGTGCTCGCGGGACTGGTGGCCGTCGTGATTGAGCGCCTCGCCTTCCGGCCGATGCGGGCGCGCGGCGCCGACCCCCTGCTCGCGCTCGTGAGCAGCCTGGGGGTGGCGCTGGTGATCGTCAACCTGATTCAGCTGCTTGTGGGCGCTGAGATCTACAACTTCCCGAGCAATGCTTACGGCGACGTGCCGCCTGCGCTCAGCTTCCAGATGGGCGGCAAGACGGTAATTATCCGGACCGTGCAGCTCATCATCTTCGCGGTGAGCCTGGCGATGCTGCTGATTCTGGGTTACGTGATCGGGCGCACCAAGATCGGCAAGGCGCTGCGGGCAGTGGCGGAAAACCCCGGCACGGCGAGCCTGCTCGGCATCAGTGTGGACCGCTTCATCCTGATCACCTTCTTCCTCTCGGGCTTTCTCGGCGGGCTGGCCGGAACGCTTGTCGGGACAGCGTTCGGAGTGGCGGGGCCGTACTTCGGCGTGACCTACGGCCTCAAGGGCCTCGCGGTGATCGTGCTCGGCGGCCTGGGCAGTATTCCGGGGGCGGTGCTCGGCGGCCTGGTGATCGGACTCGCTGAAGCGTTCGTGCCTGCCGACTACAGCGCTTACAAGGAAGCGGTGGCCTTCGCGCTGCTGTTCGCCATCCTGCTCGTGCGCCCGCAGGGGCTGCTGGGCCGGGCCACGATCCAGAAGGTGTGA
- a CDS encoding ABC transporter substrate-binding protein has translation MKRIAGTVVLTAGLFTLAHAQKVASPISIGVGIARTGNVALLGQEQVIGAQIAEKLINSRGGINGTPIKVVLQDTGGDENGAINAFQTLINKDRVVAIVGPTLSQQAFAADPIAERAKVPVVGPSNTAKGIPQIGDYVARVSAPVAVVAPNAVRQALKLDSKIKKVAVLYAQNDAFSVSETGTFQETAKAQGLDVATVQRFQTTDTDFTTQVQAVLNSGAQLVIISGLAADGGNLVKQLRQLGYKGLIVGGNGLNTSNMFPVCQKLCDGVIIAQAYSPAEPSSINQLFVKQYRAQYKKDPPQFAAQAYAGVQVVVEALKVIDKKKKLATWDLADLRVELNRQILAGKYNTPLGQISFDKEGEVVQKNFYVAQIRMKDAKNGTFVYLK, from the coding sequence ATGAAACGCATTGCCGGAACCGTTGTGCTGACTGCTGGCCTGTTCACCCTCGCCCATGCCCAGAAGGTCGCGTCACCCATTTCGATCGGGGTCGGCATCGCGCGCACCGGGAACGTCGCGCTGCTTGGTCAGGAGCAGGTGATCGGCGCCCAGATCGCCGAAAAACTGATCAACTCGCGCGGAGGCATCAATGGCACACCGATCAAGGTGGTGCTGCAAGATACTGGCGGCGACGAGAACGGCGCGATCAACGCCTTCCAGACCCTGATCAACAAAGACCGTGTGGTCGCCATCGTGGGGCCGACGCTCTCGCAGCAGGCCTTCGCCGCCGACCCCATCGCCGAGCGCGCCAAGGTGCCGGTCGTGGGACCGAGCAACACCGCCAAGGGCATTCCTCAGATCGGTGACTACGTGGCGCGCGTCTCGGCGCCGGTCGCGGTGGTCGCCCCCAACGCAGTCCGGCAGGCCCTGAAACTCGATTCCAAGATCAAGAAAGTAGCGGTGCTCTACGCGCAAAACGACGCCTTCTCGGTGAGCGAGACGGGCACCTTCCAGGAAACGGCCAAGGCGCAGGGCCTCGACGTAGCGACGGTGCAGCGCTTCCAGACGACCGACACCGACTTCACCACCCAGGTGCAGGCGGTGCTGAACTCCGGCGCGCAACTCGTGATCATCTCGGGCCTCGCCGCCGATGGGGGCAACCTCGTCAAGCAGCTGCGGCAACTCGGTTACAAGGGCCTGATCGTGGGCGGAAACGGTCTGAACACCTCGAACATGTTCCCGGTGTGCCAGAAGCTCTGCGACGGCGTGATCATCGCGCAGGCCTACAGCCCCGCCGAGCCCAGCAGCATCAACCAGCTGTTCGTCAAGCAGTACCGCGCCCAGTACAAGAAAGACCCGCCTCAGTTCGCGGCCCAGGCCTACGCGGGCGTGCAGGTGGTGGTCGAGGCCTTGAAGGTGATCGACAAGAAAAAGAAGCTCGCCACCTGGGACCTCGCGGACCTGCGTGTGGAACTCAACCGGCAGATTCTCGCCGGCAAGTACAACACGCCGCTCGGACAGATCTCCTTCGACAAGGAGGGCGAGGTCGTGCAGAAGAACTTCTATGTCGCCCAGATCCGGATGAAGGACGCGAAAAACGGCACCTTCGTGTATCTGAAGTAA
- a CDS encoding HD-GYP domain-containing protein, with product MSRARPLFFVLFLFSAAAAAYAAWQGQALLLAGATVFLAVIGLSLGGPWPWVALTLGALAVVGALWEMRENLTPAQGVGGLLLLLGLTWARLRERTNTRELAWQSQVVQAFTRGSERLSQARDGQAIIQAGVSLLSQLGVAPTLAFVAYQQGLPYIVAAAGDYAPFVDRPVRQDASGGHSVQADHWVDEQVLALLSRGRRQATHVAQVYGRDETHLGLLVLARPTSEHFSASEKEVISSCARLLGAQLGQQHANRNLSEANDLTLRALGAALERRDDETGGHTQRVVQLSGRLAQALGWDEEQGRALRWGAYLHDLGKIAIPDRILHKRGPLDPEERQLIQRHTTAGYEMLQDLHFLPAETLDLVRYHHERWDGTGYPAGLRGTRIPESARIFSIIDVYDALTNARPYKPAWSRERALQEIRAGAGTHFDPEYVKVFLQLLEEEDDARLVL from the coding sequence GTGTCCCGGGCGCGCCCTCTCTTCTTCGTCCTGTTCCTGTTCTCGGCAGCGGCAGCGGCGTACGCCGCGTGGCAGGGTCAGGCCCTGTTGCTGGCGGGCGCGACCGTCTTTCTCGCCGTAATCGGCCTGAGCCTGGGTGGGCCCTGGCCCTGGGTGGCCCTGACGCTTGGTGCGCTCGCCGTGGTCGGTGCTTTGTGGGAAATGCGCGAGAACCTGACGCCGGCACAGGGAGTGGGTGGCCTGCTGCTGCTGCTCGGGCTCACGTGGGCGCGGCTGCGCGAGCGGACGAATACCCGGGAACTGGCCTGGCAAAGCCAGGTGGTGCAGGCCTTTACGCGCGGTTCCGAGCGCCTCAGTCAGGCGCGTGACGGTCAGGCGATCATTCAAGCGGGGGTGAGCCTCCTCTCACAACTCGGCGTCGCGCCCACGCTCGCCTTTGTCGCCTACCAGCAGGGGCTGCCCTACATCGTGGCGGCGGCCGGAGATTACGCGCCTTTTGTCGACCGCCCGGTGCGGCAGGACGCCAGCGGCGGCCATTCGGTGCAGGCCGACCACTGGGTCGACGAGCAGGTGCTGGCGCTGCTCAGCCGGGGCCGCCGGCAGGCCACCCATGTCGCGCAGGTCTATGGCCGTGACGAGACCCACCTCGGCCTGCTCGTGCTCGCGCGCCCGACCAGCGAGCACTTCAGCGCGAGCGAAAAAGAGGTGATCAGCTCGTGCGCCCGGCTGCTCGGCGCCCAACTCGGCCAACAGCACGCCAACCGCAACCTCAGCGAAGCCAACGACCTCACCCTGCGCGCCCTCGGCGCCGCCCTGGAACGCCGCGACGACGAGACTGGCGGCCACACCCAGCGGGTCGTTCAGCTCAGCGGACGCCTTGCCCAGGCCCTCGGGTGGGATGAGGAGCAGGGGCGGGCGCTGCGCTGGGGGGCCTACCTTCATGACCTGGGTAAAATCGCCATTCCCGACCGCATCCTGCACAAGCGCGGCCCGCTCGACCCCGAGGAGCGTCAGCTGATCCAGCGCCACACGACCGCTGGCTACGAGATGCTCCAGGACCTGCACTTCCTCCCTGCCGAGACCCTCGACCTCGTGCGCTATCACCACGAGCGCTGGGACGGGACCGGCTACCCGGCAGGACTGCGCGGCACCCGCATCCCCGAGTCGGCACGCATCTTCAGCATTATCGACGTCTACGACGCGCTCACCAATGCCCGACCCTACAAGCCGGCCTGGAGCCGCGAGCGCGCCCTTCAGGAAATCCGGGCCGGGGCGGGGACGCACTTCGACCCCGAGTACGTCAAGGTCTTCTTACAGCTGCTGGAGGAAGAGGACGACGCGCGACTCGTGCTTTGA
- the infA gene encoding translation initiation factor IF-1 — MPEQREKKKKDESDTVRAEGVVEEALPNTTFRVKLDTGHDILAYISGKMRIHYIRILPGDRVVLEISPYDTSRGRIVYRK; from the coding sequence ATGCCGGAACAGCGGGAAAAGAAGAAAAAGGACGAGTCCGATACCGTCCGGGCTGAGGGCGTGGTGGAAGAGGCGCTGCCGAACACCACCTTCCGCGTGAAGCTCGACACCGGGCACGACATCCTGGCTTACATCAGCGGCAAGATGAGGATCCATTACATCCGGATTCTGCCGGGGGACCGCGTGGTTCTGGAGATCAGCCCCTACGATACCAGTCGTGGGCGCATCGTCTACCGCAAGTAA
- the rpsM gene encoding 30S ribosomal protein S13, which produces MARIAGVDLPREKRVEIALTYIYGIGLTRSKEVLAQTGISPDTRVKSLTEAEQSTLREAIEKTYKVEGDLRNEVGQNIKRLMDIGAYRGLRHRRGLPVRGQRTKTNARTRKGPKKTVAGKKKATRK; this is translated from the coding sequence ATGGCGCGTATCGCTGGAGTTGACCTCCCCCGTGAAAAGCGCGTCGAGATCGCGCTCACCTACATCTACGGCATCGGCCTGACCCGCTCCAAAGAGGTGCTGGCGCAGACGGGCATCAGCCCCGACACGCGCGTCAAGAGCCTGACCGAAGCCGAGCAGTCCACCCTGCGCGAGGCCATCGAGAAGACCTACAAGGTTGAAGGTGACCTGCGCAACGAAGTGGGCCAGAACATCAAGCGCTTGATGGACATCGGCGCTTACCGTGGCCTGCGCCATCGCCGCGGCCTGCCCGTGCGCGGCCAGCGCACCAAGACCAACGCCCGCACCCGCAAAGGTCCGAAAAAGACCGTTGCCGGCAAGAAGAAGGCGACGAGGAAGTAA
- a CDS encoding DUF4032 domain-containing protein: MHERNQARHEVERARLMSDVRDFLAVLRRQPNELLPFDWVKHLAPEGEHQLGLQTIAVDQIIGSVDRYREFDRHYLPKEKHLDERWIGVRSAQLAGKELPPIQVYKVGDLYFVKDGNHRVSVARRQGQKYIDAHVIELNVSVPPDEDDTLRDLIIKGEYARFLKITKLDEVVPQHREILFTTPGRYDKLLDHIRTRQYYLDRKPERAGQPPVTWEEAVKSWYERLYLRIVQNIEEHDVMFRFPGRTEADLYLWIMDHRYFLSQQEGADVGSEEATLDFSEHHAPPVYKRIGQRVKLLLGGELDPTV; encoded by the coding sequence ATGCACGAACGCAACCAAGCCAGACACGAGGTCGAGCGCGCAAGGCTGATGAGCGATGTGCGCGACTTCCTCGCGGTGCTGCGCCGTCAACCCAATGAGCTGTTGCCGTTTGACTGGGTCAAGCACCTCGCCCCAGAGGGCGAGCACCAACTTGGCCTCCAGACGATCGCGGTCGACCAGATCATCGGGTCGGTAGACCGCTACCGCGAGTTCGACCGCCACTATCTGCCCAAGGAAAAGCACCTCGACGAGCGCTGGATCGGCGTGCGCTCGGCGCAGCTCGCGGGCAAGGAGCTGCCGCCGATCCAGGTGTACAAGGTGGGCGACCTCTATTTTGTCAAGGACGGCAACCACCGCGTCTCGGTGGCGCGGCGCCAGGGCCAAAAGTACATTGACGCCCACGTCATCGAACTCAACGTCAGCGTGCCGCCCGACGAGGACGACACGCTGAGGGACCTGATCATCAAGGGCGAGTACGCGCGCTTTCTCAAAATCACGAAACTCGACGAGGTCGTGCCGCAGCACCGCGAGATCCTCTTCACCACGCCGGGGCGCTACGACAAGCTGCTCGACCACATCCGCACCCGCCAGTATTACCTCGACCGCAAGCCGGAGCGCGCGGGCCAGCCGCCCGTGACCTGGGAGGAGGCGGTGAAAAGCTGGTACGAGCGGCTCTACCTGCGCATCGTCCAGAACATCGAGGAACACGACGTGATGTTCCGCTTCCCGGGGCGCACCGAGGCCGACCTCTACCTCTGGATCATGGACCACCGCTACTTCCTCTCCCAGCAGGAGGGGGCCGACGTGGGCAGCGAGGAAGCCACCCTCGACTTCAGCGAGCACCACGCGCCGCCGGTCTACAAACGCATCGGGCAGCGCGTCAAACTGCTGCTCGGCGGCGAACTCGACCCGACGGTGTGA
- a CDS encoding branched-chain amino acid ABC transporter permease, with protein sequence MSEFLSTYGFLLVSMVQAGLLGLSLYFPLQAGQLSLATPGFYALGGYVAAILLTNPAFAGLRDSLGNGAFVLSWLAAALLCGVLGLIVGVPALRLRGIYLALATIAFIEILRVLSLNLTITGGAIGIFAIPQAFGFGDRWQYIWIFGPLLVLTLLFARQLERSRVGRAFRAIREDELAADAMGVNPTQYKVLAFVIGAVLAGIVGAMSAPFLNTWNAKQGTFDASIAVLAFVLIGGSRNIWGPVVGGALLTAVPEVLRFLADWRLVINGLVLVVASLYLPQGIVGALERLGKPRPPRRPTTLPPVEVKS encoded by the coding sequence GTGAGCGAATTTCTTTCAACCTACGGCTTTCTGCTTGTGTCGATGGTCCAGGCCGGCCTGCTCGGGCTGAGCCTGTATTTCCCATTGCAGGCCGGGCAACTCAGCCTCGCCACGCCGGGCTTCTACGCGCTCGGCGGGTATGTGGCGGCGATTCTGCTGACCAATCCGGCCTTCGCGGGCCTGCGCGACAGCCTGGGGAACGGCGCCTTCGTGCTGAGCTGGCTCGCGGCGGCGCTGCTGTGTGGGGTGCTCGGCTTGATCGTGGGGGTGCCGGCACTGCGGCTGCGCGGCATCTACCTCGCGCTCGCGACCATCGCCTTCATCGAGATTCTGCGGGTGCTGTCGCTCAACCTGACGATCACGGGCGGCGCCATCGGCATCTTCGCGATTCCGCAGGCCTTCGGCTTTGGGGACCGCTGGCAGTACATCTGGATTTTCGGGCCGCTGCTTGTGCTCACACTGCTGTTCGCGCGGCAACTCGAGCGTTCGCGGGTGGGGCGGGCCTTCCGGGCGATTCGGGAGGATGAACTCGCCGCCGACGCGATGGGCGTGAACCCCACGCAGTACAAGGTGCTCGCCTTCGTGATCGGGGCGGTGCTCGCCGGCATCGTGGGGGCGATGAGCGCGCCCTTCCTGAACACCTGGAACGCCAAGCAGGGCACCTTCGACGCGTCCATCGCCGTGCTCGCCTTCGTGCTCATCGGCGGCTCGCGCAACATCTGGGGGCCGGTGGTGGGCGGCGCGCTGCTCACCGCCGTGCCGGAGGTGCTGCGTTTCCTCGCCGACTGGCGCCTCGTGATCAACGGGCTGGTGCTCGTGGTGGCGAGCCTCTACCTGCCGCAGGGC
- a CDS encoding M17 family metallopeptidase, which yields MHFTGPLTAPDLTLHFVSPDAPPSRLTRALKPGEVRLAGRGEDQDEAVALAPQDAAQAREIGRALAGLAREVGARAVQVSPTEHAAAFALSAAAAGWQDRRYKSPQEGEGEDAAEVQLHLEGLSADEQTRLAGVLRGLTFARELVSAPGNALNPATLAREAQKLEGPGGLEVEVWDESELRARGLGLLLAVGAGSETGPRLIRLTLPARGERRRVIALVGKGITFDTGGYSIKPAAGMYGMKNDMGGAGAVLGAMAALGELAGQIPEGVEVRAYVAAAENMVGPRAMRPGDIYRAANGKTVEVTNTDAEGRLVLADALTVACDEGATEVIDLATLTGVKVSALGNDFAGLFCNDRALASGLQAAADAAGELLWELPLHQPYLKSYQKGTIADLKNSDMQPAGGSIKAALFLQEFVTRPWAHLDIAGNATNEETATGWGVGTLVEYVLGAR from the coding sequence ATGCACTTCACTGGTCCTCTGACAGCGCCCGACCTCACGCTGCATTTCGTGAGTCCGGACGCGCCCCCCAGCCGCCTGACCCGCGCCCTCAAGCCGGGTGAAGTGCGTCTCGCCGGGCGCGGCGAGGATCAGGATGAGGCCGTGGCGCTGGCCCCGCAGGACGCCGCCCAGGCCCGTGAGATCGGTCGGGCCCTCGCGGGGCTCGCCCGCGAAGTCGGGGCGCGCGCGGTACAGGTTTCCCCCACCGAGCACGCGGCGGCGTTCGCGCTCTCGGCGGCGGCGGCGGGGTGGCAGGACCGGCGTTACAAGAGTCCCCAAGAGGGGGAGGGGGAGGACGCCGCTGAGGTTCAACTTCACCTCGAAGGTCTGAGCGCCGACGAGCAGACCCGCCTTGCGGGCGTCCTGCGCGGCCTGACCTTCGCCCGCGAACTCGTGAGTGCACCGGGCAATGCGCTCAACCCGGCGACGCTCGCACGTGAAGCCCAGAAGTTGGAGGGGCCGGGCGGGCTGGAAGTCGAGGTCTGGGACGAGTCGGAGCTGCGCGCACGCGGCCTGGGCCTGCTGCTTGCAGTGGGCGCCGGCAGCGAGACCGGGCCGCGCCTGATTCGCCTCACCCTTCCCGCGCGTGGGGAGCGGCGGCGGGTGATCGCGCTCGTGGGTAAGGGCATCACCTTCGATACGGGCGGCTACTCGATCAAGCCGGCGGCGGGCATGTACGGCATGAAAAACGACATGGGCGGTGCGGGGGCGGTCCTCGGGGCGATGGCTGCCCTCGGCGAACTCGCCGGGCAGATCCCTGAGGGGGTAGAGGTGCGCGCCTACGTCGCCGCCGCCGAGAACATGGTGGGGCCGCGCGCGATGCGCCCCGGCGACATCTACCGCGCCGCCAACGGCAAGACGGTGGAGGTCACGAACACCGACGCCGAGGGCCGCTTGGTGCTCGCCGACGCCCTGACCGTCGCCTGCGACGAGGGCGCGACCGAGGTGATCGACCTCGCCACGCTGACCGGTGTCAAGGTCTCGGCGCTCGGCAACGACTTCGCGGGCCTGTTCTGCAATGACCGCGCGCTCGCCTCGGGTTTGCAGGCGGCGGCGGACGCGGCGGGCGAGTTGCTCTGGGAGCTGCCGCTGCATCAGCCTTACCTCAAGAGCTATCAGAAAGGCACCATCGCCGATCTGAAAAACAGCGACATGCAGCCCGCCGGCGGCAGCATCAAAGCCGCCCTCTTTCTCCAGGAGTTCGTGACCCGGCCCTGGGCGCACCTCGACATCGCCGGCAACGCGACGAACGAGGAGACAGCCACCGGCTGGGGCGTCGGCACGCTCGTCGAGTACGTGCTCGGCGCCCGCTAG
- the rplQ gene encoding 50S ribosomal protein L17, with translation MRHGKAGRKLNRNSSARVALARAQATALLREGRIQTTLTKAKELRPYVEKLITTAKGGDLHARRLIAQDIHDKEVVRKVMDEVAPKYAERPGGYTRILRVGTRRGDGVTMALIELV, from the coding sequence ATGCGTCACGGTAAAGCCGGTCGCAAGCTCAACCGCAACAGCAGCGCCCGCGTCGCCCTGGCCCGTGCCCAGGCGACCGCGCTGCTGCGCGAGGGCCGCATCCAGACGACCCTCACCAAGGCCAAAGAGCTTCGTCCTTACGTCGAAAAACTCATCACCACCGCCAAGGGCGGCGACCTTCACGCCCGGCGCCTGATCGCCCAGGACATCCACGACAAGGAAGTCGTGCGCAAGGTCATGGACGAGGTGGCCCCCAAGTACGCCGAGCGTCCGGGCGGCTACACCCGTATCCTGCGCGTCGGCACCCGCCGCGGCGACGGCGTCACCATGGCGCTGATCGAACTCGTCTGA
- the rpsD gene encoding 30S ribosomal protein S4, which produces MGRFRGSITKQSRREGINLAETEKVQKYLDKRPYAPGQHGQRRKGRPSDYSVRLREKQKLARLYGMSEKQFRNLFEEAASVPGVTGTVFLQLLERRLDNVVFRMGFASTRRQARQFVGHGHIFVNGKKVDIASYRVKIGDEISVAEGSRSMGFIQENMEAQKRRRVSPWVEMEHDNFKGTFARLPAREDLALPINENFIIEYYSR; this is translated from the coding sequence ATGGGTCGTTTCCGTGGATCAATCACCAAGCAGAGCCGCCGCGAAGGCATCAACCTCGCCGAGACCGAAAAGGTCCAGAAGTATCTCGACAAGCGCCCCTACGCGCCCGGCCAGCACGGCCAGCGCCGCAAGGGCCGCCCGAGCGACTACTCGGTGCGCCTGCGTGAAAAGCAGAAGCTCGCTCGCCTGTACGGCATGAGCGAAAAGCAGTTCCGTAACCTCTTTGAGGAAGCGGCTTCGGTGCCCGGCGTGACCGGCACGGTGTTCTTGCAGCTGCTCGAGCGCCGGCTGGACAACGTGGTCTTCCGCATGGGCTTCGCGAGCACCCGCCGCCAGGCCCGGCAGTTCGTGGGGCACGGCCACATCTTCGTCAACGGCAAAAAGGTCGACATCGCCAGCTACCGCGTCAAAATCGGCGACGAGATCAGCGTGGCGGAAGGCAGCCGCAGCATGGGCTTTATCCAGGAGAACATGGAGGCGCAAAAGCGCCGGCGCGTGAGCCCCTGGGTCGAGATGGAGCATGACAACTTCAAGGGCACCTTCGCCCGCCTCCCCGCGCGCGAAGATCTGGCCCTGCCAATCAACGAAAACTTCATCATCGAGTATTACTCGCGCTAA